The Thermus aquaticus genome segment TGGGGGCCTCTGGACCCCTTGGGACCCTGAATGGAGCACCTACTGGGAGACCCGGCGGATGCGGCGGGAGATAGAGGAGCTGCGCCGCGAGCTCCGGCGGCGCAAGAGGGAGTAAAACCTTTCGGCCCCCAGCGTCCCGCCAGGGGCCTACTCGGTGGAGGTCAATCTAGTACCGACAGGTCAGTCTCAGGCGAAGGCCCATCGGCCTCCTCATGTTAGCACTCCACCCCCTCTTTGGTCAACCAAGGCAACCTAATCTTGCCTTTTAGCAGGCCTGGTAATAGCATGGGGGTGGAGGTCAAAAATGGCAACCGACAGCGTCAGGCTCATGGCAGGCACAGTCAGGCTTTTGGGCAGCAGGGAGCAGGCCATGAGGGCGTTCGCGGCGGGGGGCTTCGAGGCGCTGGGGCGGCACTACTACGCCTTGGCGCTGAAGGAGGCCTTCGGCCGCTTCCACCTCCTTGGGGACGAGGCCCTGGACCTCGCCCAGGAGGTGGCCGCCCACATTGACCGCACTCTCAAGGCCTGGAGGGAGGGCAGGCGGAAGCTCAATCTCGCCTCCAAGAACCTGACCTTCTGGGTGATGGTGGAAGTGGACCGGGCTGTCCGGGAGTACTTCTACCGCACCCGGGGGTTGGGGTACGTGAACTCCCGACTCACCGCCCGCGTAAGGCGGGCGGCGGAGGACCTCAAGGCGGACCTTGGGCGTGAGCCTACGCCCGAGGAGATCGCCGAGAGGTTGGGGGTGCCCCTTGCGGTGGTGGAGGAGGCTTTGGCCCTGGCCGAGGCGGAGGAAATCCTCAGCCTCGACGACACCACCGAGGAAGGCACCCGGTACGAGGAGTTCGCGGGGTACGACCCCCACGAGAAGGAGCGGGAGGCGGCTCAGGCCTTCCTGGCCCTGGCGGAGGCGATTGAGAAGCATCGCCTCCGCGAAAAAATGGGGACCAGGGAGGTAGAGCTCCTGGACCGCTTCATGGCGGGGGAGACCCTCGAGGAGGAGGAGTTGGAGAGCCTTGCCGTAGCCCTCAAACAGGCCATGTCCAAGGCAGCGGCGGCTTAGGCCCAGAGGCACCCTTTGCCCTAGGGGGATTCCCTTATCCTCCTGGGGTACTTTCTTTTGGTGTTGCTAGCTGGACGATTAGGCGGTAGTATGAGGTTGGAGGTCAATCATGGTCAAGGTCAGTGCTTTGGCTTTGCGGCAGGCGGCTCAGGTGCAGGAGGTCCAGTCGGTGGAAGAGGCCCTCGAGGCCCTCAGGAAGCTCTGGAAGGAGGACGAAGGGGTGAGGAAGCTTCTCGAGGAGGCGGCCCGGCACGGCTACACCCTGGTTCAGACCAAGGACGTGGAGCCTGCCTTCGTGGCCGCCGTCCGCACCGCCCTCGCCAAACTCCGGGAGCGCCTGGGGGAGGAGAAGCCCTCCACGCTTAGGGTCAAGTACGACTCTAAGCGCAAGGAGGAGCGGAGCAAGCCCAAGCCCAAGCCCATGACCTGGGAATCCCCGGAAGGGGTGAGGTACACCGTGGAGGTGTACGACCTCACCCCCCGGGAGGAGAA includes the following:
- a CDS encoding sigma-70 domain-containing protein, translated to MRAFAAGGFEALGRHYYALALKEAFGRFHLLGDEALDLAQEVAAHIDRTLKAWREGRRKLNLASKNLTFWVMVEVDRAVREYFYRTRGLGYVNSRLTARVRRAAEDLKADLGREPTPEEIAERLGVPLAVVEEALALAEAEEILSLDDTTEEGTRYEEFAGYDPHEKEREAAQAFLALAEAIEKHRLREKMGTREVELLDRFMAGETLEEEELESLAVALKQAMSKAAAA